In Halorussus salilacus, a single genomic region encodes these proteins:
- a CDS encoding methyltransferase, translated as MTDPQWPDGFEFQFEIGRGDETESLSFLTRDGVVSKTEPRQTERALVDVVDVADRSFVVPDANYGLVGVALALSGGADHVTMTETSARAANCCRINAERNGLSNATVELVPWEPDDHRRYDVLVFAPKRYAPTVVNCKRLLRTLTVVSPEGACYVAIPDSVNADPYVDTLEECCTDVRRVETQRECTVYRAVRPAEFDPSDPVEEHEFRATVGEYTCRFLTQPGLFSWQDLDAGTELLLETLSVPDGARVLDLACGYGAVGSFVGARTDCELFASDDDVLASAFARENYLRNGVSPVTVETADCLDGFADQTFDVVVSNPPTHAGKGVTMKLFDGVRNVLDPEGEFWLVYNDVMSYERTLREEFGFDVTIVASRESFSVARGTP; from the coding sequence ATGACGGACCCGCAGTGGCCGGACGGTTTCGAGTTCCAATTCGAGATCGGACGGGGGGACGAGACCGAGTCGCTCTCGTTTCTAACACGCGACGGTGTCGTCTCGAAGACAGAGCCTCGTCAAACGGAGCGAGCACTGGTGGACGTCGTTGATGTCGCAGACCGGTCCTTCGTCGTGCCCGACGCGAACTACGGGCTCGTCGGGGTCGCTTTGGCCCTGTCCGGTGGGGCCGACCATGTGACGATGACCGAGACGAGCGCTCGCGCCGCGAACTGCTGTCGGATAAACGCCGAGCGAAACGGACTATCGAATGCGACGGTCGAACTCGTCCCTTGGGAACCGGACGACCATCGGCGCTACGACGTGCTGGTGTTCGCGCCGAAGCGATACGCCCCGACGGTGGTCAACTGCAAACGACTGCTCCGAACACTCACGGTGGTCAGTCCGGAGGGAGCGTGCTACGTGGCGATACCGGATTCGGTGAACGCCGACCCGTACGTCGACACCCTCGAGGAGTGCTGTACCGACGTGCGTCGGGTCGAAACGCAACGGGAGTGCACGGTCTACCGGGCCGTTCGACCAGCGGAGTTCGACCCAAGCGACCCGGTCGAGGAACACGAGTTCCGTGCGACTGTCGGGGAGTACACATGTCGGTTCCTCACACAGCCGGGCCTGTTCTCGTGGCAGGACCTCGACGCTGGCACGGAACTGCTCCTCGAGACCCTCTCGGTCCCGGATGGCGCTCGCGTCCTCGACCTCGCGTGCGGTTACGGTGCGGTGGGTTCGTTCGTCGGGGCGCGGACCGACTGCGAGCTGTTCGCGAGCGACGACGACGTGCTGGCGAGCGCGTTCGCGCGGGAGAACTACCTCCGAAACGGCGTGTCCCCCGTCACGGTCGAAACGGCCGACTGCCTGGACGGCTTCGCCGACCAGACGTTCGACGTCGTCGTCTCGAACCCGCCCACTCACGCCGGGAAGGGCGTCACGATGAAACTTTTCGACGGCGTCCGGAACGTTCTGGACCCGGAGGGAGAGTTTTGGCTGGTCTACAACGACGTCATGTCCTACGAACGGACGCTTCGAGAGGAGTTCGGGTTCGACGTGACTATCGTCGCATCCAGAGAGTCCTTCAGCGTTGCTCGCGGGACACCGTGA
- a CDS encoding type II toxin-antitoxin system VapC family toxin: MITSVDTNALLALLYEDGYADASEDALRSAYQDGKVVIPSIVYAELAADGDFETTSELDQFLEDFSIQLEDPSPAALFRAGEQFQQYTDRRPDGLQCLSCGTKQTVRCEECGCELAPRQHIAADFVIGGHAVADADALISFDDAFYDTYFPSLTVFPE; the protein is encoded by the coding sequence TTGATTACGTCGGTTGATACGAATGCACTTCTTGCGTTGTTGTATGAGGATGGCTATGCTGACGCAAGTGAGGATGCACTCCGAAGCGCCTATCAGGACGGCAAAGTCGTCATTCCATCCATCGTCTACGCAGAACTTGCGGCGGATGGTGACTTCGAGACGACGTCCGAGCTGGATCAGTTTCTCGAGGACTTCAGCATTCAGCTCGAAGACCCGTCTCCAGCCGCGCTCTTCCGAGCAGGTGAACAATTCCAACAGTATACTGACCGACGACCAGATGGGCTGCAATGTCTGTCCTGTGGCACGAAGCAAACCGTCCGATGTGAGGAGTGTGGTTGCGAACTCGCGCCACGCCAGCACATTGCCGCGGATTTCGTCATCGGTGGTCACGCGGTAGCTGATGCAGATGCACTCATCAGCTTTGACGATGCATTCTATGACACGTACTTTCCGTCGTTGACTGTCTTCCCCGAGTGA
- a CDS encoding AbrB/MazE/SpoVT family DNA-binding domain-containing protein, with product MPRVTTKGQVTIPKEIRDALGIEPGDELAFEKTDAGYTIQKQEPTTADGENPFEKYRGSAESEASMPERMRRLRGEYPRDVNDDDDDGDSRAEA from the coding sequence ATGCCTCGGGTCACTACCAAAGGTCAGGTCACGATTCCGAAGGAGATTCGTGACGCCCTCGGGATTGAACCGGGCGACGAACTCGCCTTCGAGAAAACCGACGCTGGCTATACGATTCAGAAACAAGAGCCGACGACAGCAGACGGTGAGAACCCGTTTGAAAAATACCGGGGAAGTGCCGAGAGCGAAGCGTCGATGCCTGAGCGAATGCGCCGACTCCGCGGCGAGTATCCACGAGATGTGAACGACGACGATGACGACGGAGACTCGAGGGCTGAGGCTTGA